Proteins encoded together in one bacterium window:
- a CDS encoding type Z 30S ribosomal protein S14: protein MAKKALIEKANKTPKFSTRGRNRCKLCGRPRGYMRLFMMCRICFRKNALDGLLPGVKKSELVNL, encoded by the coding sequence ATGGCTAAAAAAGCGCTCATTGAAAAAGCTAATAAAACGCCTAAATTTTCTACACGAGGTCGTAATCGTTGTAAATTGTGTGGAAGGCCTCGAGGATACATGCGTCTTTTTATGATGTGCAGAATTTGTTTTAGAAAGAACGCGTTAGACGGTTTATTGCCAGGCGTAAAAAAAAGCGAGCTGGTAAATTTGTAA
- the rpsH gene encoding 30S ribosomal protein S8 — protein MSVDSIANFLTIIRNGIMARKRSVVLSSSKMRVNIAQVLKNEGYIRDFKVESNDGPGSSLTILLKYVGGSSAINEITRISKPSRRHYQGVGEIKQVIGGLGVAIVTTSSGVVTDRDARKLGIGGEILCHVW, from the coding sequence ATGTCAGTTGATTCAATTGCTAATTTTTTGACTATTATAAGAAATGGAATAATGGCGCGTAAGCGTTCTGTTGTTTTGTCTTCGTCAAAAATGAGAGTTAATATTGCTCAAGTATTAAAGAACGAAGGTTACATTCGCGATTTCAAGGTTGAAAGTAACGACGGCCCTGGTAGTTCGTTAACAATCTTGTTAAAGTATGTAGGCGGTAGTTCTGCGATTAATGAGATTACGCGTATAAGTAAGCCAAGTCGTCGTCACTACCAAGGTGTAGGCGAGATTAAGCAAGTTATAGGAGGTCTTGGCGTTGCTATCGTGACCACAAGTTCTGGTGTAGTAACTGATCGAGATGCAAGAAAATTAGGCATCGGTGGCGAAATTCTTTGTCATGTTTGGTAG
- the rplF gene encoding 50S ribosomal protein L6, producing the protein MSKIGRIPIAFSSAKIALEGKKVLIEGPKGSFSHELPLEVDMVIENNTIKLDVPDRFSKKHKMLWGLHRALLANKVKGVEVGFETKMIIVGLGFKAVMQGRNMTFSLGYTHKIEYVLPEGVAVELDKTGQMLTVKAADKFLLGNVCDAIRSFRPPEPYKGTGIRKEGEFIIRKAGKTKGS; encoded by the coding sequence ATGTCAAAAATAGGAAGAATACCCATTGCATTTTCATCAGCAAAAATTGCATTAGAGGGTAAAAAAGTTTTAATTGAAGGTCCTAAAGGCAGTTTTTCTCACGAATTACCTCTGGAAGTTGATATGGTTATTGAAAACAATACCATTAAGCTTGATGTTCCAGATCGTTTTTCTAAAAAACATAAAATGCTTTGGGGGCTTCATCGTGCACTTTTAGCAAATAAAGTTAAAGGTGTTGAAGTTGGCTTTGAAACAAAAATGATCATTGTTGGTCTTGGTTTTAAAGCGGTAATGCAAGGCAGAAATATGACCTTTTCATTAGGATATACTCATAAAATTGAATATGTTTTGCCAGAAGGTGTTGCAGTAGAATTAGATAAAACTGGTCAAATGTTGACAGTTAAGGCAGCTGATAAATTTTTACTAGGCAATGTTTGCGATGCTATTCGTTCATTTCGACCACCAGAACCATATAAAGGCACTGGCATACGAAAAGAAGGCGAGTTTATTATTCGTAAGGCTGGTAAGACAAAAGGTTCTTAA
- a CDS encoding 50S ribosomal protein L18, which yields MVSLQKQIALRTKRRAFRVRNRLKNKSELLRVSVFRSARHIYAQVIDDNAQKTLVSFSSLNLEKVSGDKKDIAKQVGMELGKIATSKGVSSVFFDRGQYLYHGRVAALAQGLREGGLKF from the coding sequence ATTGTGAGTTTGCAAAAACAAATTGCGTTAAGAACAAAAAGAAGAGCATTTCGCGTTAGAAATCGCTTGAAAAACAAAAGCGAGTTGCTGAGAGTTTCTGTTTTCAGAAGTGCGCGACATATTTATGCTCAAGTCATTGATGATAATGCGCAAAAGACTCTTGTAAGTTTTTCTTCTTTAAATCTGGAAAAAGTATCTGGAGATAAAAAAGATATTGCTAAGCAAGTGGGCATGGAGTTAGGGAAAATAGCTACATCTAAGGGCGTTTCTTCTGTATTCTTTGATAGAGGTCAATACTTATACCACGGTAGAGTAGCGGCACTTGCTCAAGGTTTACGTGAAGGTGGGTTGAAATTTTAA
- the rpsE gene encoding 30S ribosomal protein S5, with protein sequence MAEEKNKRASQAKAQGDELTEAVLKVRRVAKVIKGGRRFAFSALVVVGDKKGNVGVALGKSREVSSAISKGLRRARKNMFAVALYKTTIPFAVEGKHGASEVLIRSASKGTGVIAGGAVRAVLEALGVQDVLAKSIGSSNSQNVVKATIHALKKLKTAQEIAAVRGKSMKELFGEKNAQA encoded by the coding sequence ATGGCAGAAGAGAAAAACAAAAGAGCGTCTCAAGCCAAAGCTCAAGGAGATGAGCTTACTGAAGCAGTATTGAAGGTCCGCCGAGTTGCAAAAGTTATTAAAGGTGGCAGAAGATTTGCTTTTTCGGCACTCGTTGTTGTTGGCGATAAAAAAGGTAATGTTGGCGTAGCTTTGGGCAAAAGCCGTGAAGTTTCTTCAGCAATATCAAAAGGTTTAAGACGGGCGCGTAAAAATATGTTTGCTGTTGCTCTTTACAAGACAACTATTCCATTTGCTGTAGAAGGCAAACATGGTGCAAGCGAAGTTCTTATTCGTTCAGCGTCTAAGGGTACTGGCGTTATTGCTGGTGGTGCGGTTCGTGCTGTTTTAGAAGCTTTAGGTGTGCAAGATGTTCTTGCTAAATCTATTGGTTCTTCTAATTCACAAAATGTCGTTAAAGCGACTATTCATGCTTTGAAAAAACTGAAAACTGCTCAAGAAATTGCAGCTGTTAGAGGTAAAAGCATGAAAGAATTGTTCGGAGAAAAAAATGCTCAAGCTTAA
- the rplO gene encoding 50S ribosomal protein L15 — MLKLNQLTSISAKRKRVGRGGAKGGTCGKGTKGQLARSGGRSEVKAFFEGGQMPLSRRLPRRGFTNGAFKKEYTIINVGDLENQFDAGATIDKNVLRKNGFIKSKNEGPIKFLGNGTLTKNFIVIGDAFSKSAVQVIEKANGKAQLTKEQAGDRTTA; from the coding sequence ATGCTCAAGCTTAATCAATTAACATCAATTTCAGCAAAAAGAAAACGTGTTGGTCGTGGTGGTGCTAAGGGTGGTACTTGTGGTAAAGGTACCAAGGGACAACTTGCACGTAGCGGCGGTAGATCAGAAGTAAAAGCATTCTTTGAAGGTGGACAAATGCCACTTTCGCGTCGTTTGCCTCGACGTGGTTTTACTAATGGTGCGTTTAAAAAAGAATATACGATTATCAATGTTGGCGACTTGGAAAATCAATTTGATGCAGGTGCAACTATTGACAAGAATGTATTGCGTAAAAATGGATTTATTAAGAGTAAGAATGAAGGCCCTATCAAATTTCTTGGTAATGGTACGCTGACGAAGAATTTTATTGTCATCGGAGATGCTTTTAGTAAGTCAGCTGTTCAAGTAATAGAAAAGGCCAATGGTAAAGCTCAATTAACTAAGGAGCAAGCCGGTGATCGTACTACTGCATAA
- the secY gene encoding preprotein translocase subunit SecY, producing MVLLHNFKNIFLVSELRKKLLFTLGIFAVYRFGAHIPIPGVDIVALKSFFATSNSGLLSYLDLFSGGALQNFAILTLGMSPYISASIMTQLLTVMIPSLEQLSKEGEYGRRIIGQYTRYLTLVISFVQGLGLAMFIEKQPGLVLNPGWAFRLSAVFILTVGSLFVMWIGEQINAHGLGNGSSMVIFAGIVTRLPFALVTLAKDVSLGQTDIIRVILLGFFAVSIIACIVFLEKGERKVPVQYAKRVVGNKLYGGQSSYIPLKLNPSGVVPVIFASAILGLPVTLASMLAVYWPMLNNIVARWFTSDAGLYNVLNAGLIIFFAFFYTAIIFNPTELAENLRKSGGFIPGIRPGKKTAEFFDYLLTRIGFPGAVYLALLAILPNMLKNIMGFPIMFSGVSLLIVIGVALEASAQIESHLIERKYEGFLSTGRLKSRFGR from the coding sequence ATCGTACTACTGCATAATTTCAAAAATATTTTTTTAGTCTCAGAGCTAAGAAAAAAGCTTTTGTTTACATTAGGTATTTTTGCGGTTTATCGTTTTGGGGCACATATACCAATTCCAGGAGTTGATATAGTTGCACTCAAGAGCTTTTTTGCTACATCAAATTCAGGATTGTTGTCCTATTTGGATCTTTTTTCAGGTGGAGCTTTGCAAAATTTTGCAATTTTGACGCTTGGAATGTCTCCCTATATTAGTGCATCGATTATGACTCAGTTATTGACGGTCATGATTCCTTCACTTGAGCAACTTTCCAAAGAAGGTGAATATGGAAGACGTATTATTGGTCAGTATACGCGTTATTTGACATTGGTAATTAGTTTTGTGCAAGGTCTTGGCCTTGCCATGTTTATTGAAAAACAACCAGGGCTTGTTTTGAATCCTGGTTGGGCTTTTCGATTGTCGGCAGTGTTTATTTTGACGGTAGGTTCTTTGTTTGTCATGTGGATTGGTGAGCAAATTAATGCTCATGGTCTTGGCAATGGAAGCTCTATGGTGATTTTTGCTGGTATTGTAACGCGATTGCCTTTTGCATTGGTTACGTTAGCAAAGGATGTAAGTCTTGGGCAAACGGATATTATACGAGTAATCTTACTTGGATTTTTTGCGGTAAGTATTATCGCGTGTATCGTCTTTCTTGAAAAAGGCGAGCGTAAGGTTCCTGTTCAATATGCAAAGCGCGTTGTTGGCAATAAGCTGTATGGCGGTCAAAGTTCTTACATACCACTGAAACTTAATCCTTCAGGTGTAGTGCCAGTTATTTTTGCGAGTGCTATTTTGGGTTTGCCGGTAACGTTGGCAAGTATGCTTGCCGTCTACTGGCCGATGTTAAATAACATTGTTGCTCGTTGGTTTACGTCTGATGCGGGATTGTATAATGTATTGAATGCTGGTTTAATTATTTTCTTTGCATTTTTCTATACTGCTATTATTTTTAATCCAACTGAATTAGCAGAAAATTTGCGTAAATCGGGTGGTTTTATTCCTGGTATTCGACCAGGGAAAAAGACCGCTGAATTTTTTGATTATTTACTGACTCGCATTGGTTTTCCAGGAGCTGTTTATTTGGCCTTGTTAGCGATTTTGCCAAATATGCTCAAAAATATTATGGGTTTTCCCATTATGTTTAGTGGTGTAAGTTTGCTTATCGTGATAGGCGTTGCCCTAGAAGCCTCTGCTCAAATTGAGTCACATTTGATTGAAAGAAAATATGAAGGCTTTTTGTCTACCGGCAGATTAAAAAGTCGGTTTGGGCGTTAA
- a CDS encoding nucleoside monophosphate kinase, protein MQHVNKVIFSFFGPPGSGKGTLAEKLARALSFEVLSTGNLCRKNIADQTEIGKNLVLYLDKGHLIPDELITDMVGIWLKEAIEKNHPIILDGFPRTKGQIKLFLNFLKELSDVCFRVIHIKLSEDQIIKRLSLRLVCENKDCQAVYNSGLVGQKTTCDTCGSLLVKRKDDNQEVIRERLRQYPAYAHELLTFYDIVGQRVEEINVAEMTPEQVYNTFLSMI, encoded by the coding sequence ATGCAGCATGTGAATAAGGTCATTTTTTCTTTTTTCGGTCCTCCAGGATCTGGCAAAGGTACATTAGCTGAAAAATTGGCGAGAGCTCTCAGTTTTGAAGTATTGTCTACTGGGAACTTGTGTAGAAAAAATATTGCTGATCAGACTGAAATTGGTAAAAATCTTGTACTTTATTTGGACAAGGGACATTTAATTCCGGATGAGTTAATTACTGACATGGTCGGTATTTGGCTTAAAGAAGCAATTGAAAAAAACCATCCAATTATATTGGATGGTTTTCCTAGAACTAAAGGCCAAATAAAGCTTTTTTTGAATTTTTTAAAAGAATTGTCGGATGTTTGTTTTCGCGTAATACATATAAAGTTGTCTGAAGATCAGATTATAAAACGTCTTTCGTTGCGACTTGTATGTGAAAATAAAGATTGTCAGGCCGTGTATAATAGTGGACTTGTTGGACAGAAGACCACATGTGATACCTGTGGCAGCTTGTTGGTTAAACGTAAAGATGATAACCAAGAAGTCATTAGGGAGCGATTGAGGCAATATCCTGCTTATGCGCATGAGCTTTTGACATTTTATGATATAGTTGGCCAGCGCGTAGAAGAAATTAATGTTGCTGAAATGACTCCTGAGCAGGTTTATAATACTTTTCTTTCAATGATATAG
- the map gene encoding type I methionyl aminopeptidase — MNAIVIKNKIAIEKMRMAGKLLAEVMQEVGILVKEGISTYELDQIIERKMVERGLKPECKGYAGYRHSSCISLNDVIVHGVPTKEIILKSEDFVKIDIVGSYKGYCADMARCFFVGNASPTAKKMADVAQQSLDNGISLIRPGVRLSDISASIQRDVEQAGFGVVRDFAGHGIGKNMHEAPDVPNFGKAGRGPILQEGMTLAIEPMITEKDYAVKIMADGWTAKTVDGGLAAHVEDTIVVVRDGAEILTRIL; from the coding sequence ATGAATGCAATTGTAATTAAAAATAAAATAGCAATAGAAAAAATGCGCATGGCGGGAAAGCTTCTTGCCGAAGTGATGCAAGAGGTTGGCATTTTAGTCAAAGAGGGCATCAGCACGTATGAATTAGACCAGATAATCGAAAGAAAAATGGTCGAACGAGGACTGAAACCTGAGTGTAAGGGTTATGCCGGTTATCGACATAGTTCCTGTATTTCTTTGAATGATGTGATTGTGCATGGTGTTCCAACAAAAGAAATTATTTTAAAATCTGAAGATTTTGTTAAAATAGATATTGTGGGCTCATATAAAGGCTATTGCGCCGATATGGCCAGATGTTTTTTTGTTGGAAATGCTTCTCCCACTGCTAAAAAAATGGCAGATGTGGCGCAGCAATCTTTGGACAATGGTATAAGCTTAATTCGCCCTGGAGTTCGACTCTCTGATATTTCTGCATCTATTCAGCGCGACGTGGAACAAGCTGGATTTGGTGTTGTTAGAGATTTTGCAGGACATGGCATAGGAAAAAATATGCATGAAGCGCCCGATGTACCCAATTTTGGTAAGGCGGGGCGAGGTCCGATACTTCAAGAAGGTATGACATTGGCGATTGAGCCTATGATTACCGAAAAAGATTATGCAGTAAAAATTATGGCTGATGGTTGGACGGCAAAAACGGTTGACGGTGGGCTTGCTGCTCACGTTGAAGATACAATCGTTGTGGTGCGTGATGGTGCTGAAATTCTCACGAGAATTTTGTAG
- the infA gene encoding translation initiation factor IF-1 produces the protein MKKKSDVIVMDGIVEKALPNAMFQVKLVEGEHTVLAHVSGKMRMYYIKLLPGDKVAVELSPYDLKKGRIVSRYRV, from the coding sequence ATGAAAAAAAAGAGCGACGTTATAGTGATGGATGGTATTGTGGAAAAAGCTTTACCCAATGCCATGTTTCAAGTGAAATTAGTTGAAGGCGAGCATACGGTTTTGGCTCATGTCTCTGGTAAAATGAGAATGTATTACATTAAATTGTTGCCAGGTGATAAGGTTGCTGTTGAGCTTTCTCCTTATGATTTGAAAAAAGGACGCATTGTATCTCGTTATCGCGTGTAG
- the rpmJ gene encoding 50S ribosomal protein L36, whose protein sequence is MKVRTSVKKICADCKVIKREGVVRIICKKSPRHKQRQG, encoded by the coding sequence ATGAAAGTAAGAACATCAGTAAAAAAGATTTGTGCGGATTGTAAGGTTATAAAACGTGAAGGCGTTGTTCGGATTATTTGTAAAAAAAGTCCACGACACAAGCAACGTCAAGGTTAA
- the rpsM gene encoding 30S ribosomal protein S13, producing MARIEGVLLPTSKRVEIGLTYLYGIGLYRSKEILHEINISPDIRIKDLTHEQVAAIQKYINQHYRIEGELRKEVTLNIKRLQEIGSYRGTRHKRSLPVRGQRTKTNARTRKGPRRAGAAVTLKKAVTKK from the coding sequence ATGGCTCGTATCGAAGGTGTGCTTTTACCAACTAGTAAGCGCGTAGAAATTGGATTGACGTATTTGTACGGTATTGGCTTATATCGTTCCAAAGAAATTTTGCATGAGATAAATATTAGTCCCGATATACGTATTAAAGATTTAACTCATGAGCAAGTAGCTGCTATTCAAAAGTATATAAATCAACATTATAGAATTGAAGGTGAGTTGCGCAAAGAAGTTACTTTGAATATTAAGCGTTTGCAGGAAATTGGCTCGTACCGAGGAACTCGTCATAAGCGTTCTCTTCCGGTAAGAGGTCAAAGAACTAAAACAAATGCTCGTACTCGTAAGGGACCTCGTCGTGCAGGTGCGGCCGTAACACTGAAAAAAGCCGTTACTAAAAAATAG
- the rpsK gene encoding 30S ribosomal protein S11, with protein MAYKKSKKKQIKNVDTVAAHVKSSFNNTVVSITTLDGDVLLRSSSGQFGFKGARKGTPFAAMQIGNKLAKELIGMGVRLVEVNMQGPGSSRDSVIRSLQSSGLTITVLRDVTPLPHNGCRAPKKRRV; from the coding sequence ATGGCATATAAAAAAAGTAAAAAAAAGCAAATCAAAAACGTTGACACCGTAGCGGCTCACGTTAAGTCTTCATTTAACAATACGGTTGTATCCATTACAACGTTAGATGGTGATGTTCTTTTGCGTAGCAGCTCTGGTCAATTTGGTTTCAAAGGAGCTCGTAAAGGAACACCGTTTGCAGCAATGCAAATTGGTAACAAGCTTGCGAAAGAGCTTATTGGTATGGGCGTTAGACTTGTTGAAGTCAACATGCAAGGTCCTGGTTCTTCTCGTGATTCAGTGATTAGATCATTGCAATCGTCTGGGTTGACCATTACGGTATTGCGCGATGTAACCCCATTGCCTCATAATGGATGCAGAGCTCCAAAAAAGAGACGAGTATAG
- the rpsD gene encoding 30S ribosomal protein S4: MGKFLAGCRKCRQTGMKLCSKGPKCVLEKRTLTPGQHGKKHAAKKSSEFGKQLQEKQKVKLMYGLMEKQFKRFFSVAASHKGITGEVLLSLLERRLDNVLYRLKMTLSRGQARQLVAHGHVNVNGKRVKTASFLVKEGDVVTLADRTLKSQALLDNVVDKRLNMGIRVPEWLELQKKERKGIILRLPVRTDITVPIEEHLIVELYSK; the protein is encoded by the coding sequence ATGGGAAAGTTTTTAGCTGGATGCAGAAAGTGTCGTCAAACGGGGATGAAACTTTGTTCTAAGGGTCCAAAATGCGTTTTGGAAAAAAGAACATTGACTCCTGGCCAACATGGTAAAAAGCACGCTGCAAAAAAAAGCTCAGAATTCGGTAAACAATTGCAAGAAAAGCAAAAAGTTAAGTTGATGTACGGTTTGATGGAAAAGCAATTTAAAAGATTTTTTAGTGTTGCTGCTAGCCACAAAGGTATTACTGGCGAAGTTCTCTTGAGCTTACTTGAACGTCGTTTGGATAACGTTCTTTATCGTTTGAAGATGACACTTTCTCGAGGTCAAGCTCGACAACTTGTTGCGCATGGTCACGTTAACGTCAATGGCAAGCGTGTAAAAACGGCATCTTTCTTAGTTAAAGAAGGCGATGTTGTAACATTGGCAGATAGAACGTTGAAGAGTCAAGCATTGTTAGACAATGTTGTTGATAAGCGTTTGAACATGGGCATTCGCGTTCCTGAGTGGTTGGAATTGCAAAAGAAAGAGCGCAAGGGTATTATTCTGAGATTGCCTGTTCGTACTGATATAACGGTACCTATTGAAGAGCATTTGATTGTTGAATTATATTCCAAGTAG
- a CDS encoding DNA-directed RNA polymerase subunit alpha — protein sequence MQNRKYQPLTLPKLDWNKKISSPVSGELVVQPLEPGFGITLGNALRRVILASIEGSAVTSVIIKGVNNEFSTLKGVIEDVLQVVLNIKEIVIKNTSGKPGKMHLSVKREGAVKVQDIKADEHLELINGDHVLAHLAADGELEIEFFVESGRGYVPAQWPKGVSLQPDERIYLDALFSPVKRVEYHVEKTRVGQDIDYDRLTMNIQTNGAIHPQEVVHYGTSVLRTQFEHFLGATEIPFNEISQQSEDSVPVAGNTDTEGPTRGLPVDLFLKPIDELEFSVRAHNCLIGAGIKRVIDLVNLTDDDVLKIKNFGRKSLREVKEILSAFGLHLGMNVKELDLKKAIKQQEGSNKS from the coding sequence ATGCAGAACAGAAAGTATCAGCCATTAACGCTTCCAAAGCTAGATTGGAACAAGAAAATTTCTTCTCCAGTGTCGGGCGAGCTGGTGGTTCAGCCTCTAGAGCCTGGCTTTGGCATAACATTAGGCAACGCATTGAGAAGAGTTATTCTTGCATCAATCGAGGGATCTGCCGTAACGTCAGTCATTATTAAAGGTGTTAATAATGAATTTTCAACACTTAAAGGCGTCATCGAAGATGTTTTGCAGGTTGTGTTAAACATTAAAGAGATCGTTATCAAAAATACGAGCGGCAAGCCTGGCAAGATGCATTTAAGTGTTAAGCGCGAAGGTGCGGTAAAAGTTCAAGATATTAAGGCTGATGAACATTTGGAATTGATTAACGGTGATCATGTTCTTGCGCATCTTGCTGCTGATGGAGAACTTGAAATTGAGTTTTTCGTTGAATCAGGGCGCGGTTATGTTCCTGCGCAGTGGCCAAAAGGTGTTTCTTTGCAACCAGATGAACGAATCTATCTTGATGCATTGTTTTCTCCAGTCAAACGTGTTGAATATCATGTTGAGAAAACTCGTGTTGGTCAAGATATTGATTACGACAGACTCACTATGAATATTCAGACGAATGGTGCTATTCATCCGCAAGAGGTAGTACATTATGGCACCTCTGTTTTGCGCACACAGTTTGAGCACTTTTTAGGTGCAACTGAAATACCATTCAATGAAATATCACAACAATCTGAAGATAGTGTTCCAGTTGCTGGAAATACCGACACAGAAGGTCCAACTCGTGGATTGCCGGTAGATCTTTTCTTGAAGCCAATTGATGAGCTTGAATTCTCTGTTCGTGCTCATAACTGTTTAATTGGCGCTGGCATTAAGCGCGTTATTGATTTGGTCAACTTGACCGATGACGATGTGCTCAAAATTAAGAATTTTGGTCGTAAATCATTAAGAGAAGTTAAAGAAATTCTTTCTGCATTTGGTTTGCATCTTGGCATGAATGTTAAAGAACTTGATTTGAAGAAAGCTATCAAACAGCAGGAAGGGAGCAATAAATCATGA
- the rplQ gene encoding 50S ribosomal protein L17: MKHQNGRQKLNLKQGHRKALLRNQVIHLIKFGCLQSTKTRVKEVQRLAERIVTISRQGYDFNTIRRVKQLLPYDSDAVVKLIKEIAPKYVGRPGGYTRVIPLGIRASDTATIARLEWV; encoded by the coding sequence ATGAAACATCAAAATGGTCGTCAGAAATTAAACCTTAAACAAGGTCATCGCAAAGCATTGTTGCGCAACCAAGTTATTCATTTGATTAAGTTTGGCTGTTTGCAATCTACCAAGACGCGTGTTAAAGAAGTACAACGTCTTGCTGAACGCATAGTTACTATCTCTCGCCAGGGATATGACTTTAATACTATTCGCCGCGTAAAGCAGCTTTTGCCTTATGACAGTGATGCAGTTGTTAAGCTTATCAAAGAAATTGCTCCAAAATATGTTGGAAGACCAGGTGGTTACACCCGTGTTATTCCTCTTGGTATTAGAGCAAGTGATACAGCAACAATTGCTCGCCTTGAGTGGGTATAA
- a CDS encoding L-lactate dehydrogenase: protein MAKIVSSGKVAIVGAGRVGCTAAYALMLRGGVSSIALIDSAKERAEGEALDLNHCMQFTGSTIVTAGDSFELVADADVVVLTAGQAQQVGQSRFDLLAANAALFKEIIPQIVRHNKECILLVVTNPLDVMTYLTWKLSGFSSCQVFGTGTVLDSARLRYLLGEHFHVSPKDITAYSLGEHGDASFVWWSGATIGGIPLTNFTRYDKKVMNDIAEKTRQAAAHIIAKKGSTFYAIGLVIAKIVQAIILNQSRVLSVSAVAHAAIAQDVCISLPTIIRRGGICETLCITLDQDEKNKLAASVATIKNEIAQGMACI, encoded by the coding sequence ATGGCCAAAATTGTTTCTTCTGGAAAGGTTGCTATTGTTGGGGCTGGCCGCGTTGGATGTACCGCGGCGTATGCTTTAATGTTGCGTGGTGGTGTTTCGTCGATTGCCTTGATTGACTCTGCTAAAGAACGGGCAGAAGGTGAGGCTCTTGATCTTAACCATTGCATGCAATTTACTGGTTCAACGATCGTGACTGCTGGAGATTCTTTTGAGTTGGTGGCCGATGCAGATGTGGTTGTGCTTACTGCTGGACAAGCACAACAAGTAGGGCAGTCTCGCTTTGATCTTTTAGCCGCAAATGCAGCTCTTTTCAAAGAAATTATTCCTCAGATTGTGCGGCATAATAAAGAATGTATTTTATTGGTAGTTACCAATCCTCTTGATGTCATGACGTATTTGACGTGGAAGCTTTCTGGTTTTTCTTCATGCCAAGTTTTTGGGACAGGAACTGTTTTAGACTCTGCTCGCTTGCGCTATTTGTTGGGAGAGCATTTTCATGTCAGTCCCAAAGATATTACGGCGTATTCTCTGGGCGAACACGGTGATGCTTCGTTTGTTTGGTGGAGCGGGGCAACCATCGGTGGCATTCCGCTTACAAATTTTACGCGTTATGACAAAAAAGTAATGAATGATATTGCTGAAAAAACGCGACAAGCCGCGGCGCATATTATTGCAAAAAAAGGTTCAACATTTTATGCCATTGGTTTGGTGATTGCGAAAATTGTGCAAGCAATTATTTTAAACCAATCCAGAGTGTTGAGTGTTTCTGCGGTGGCACACGCTGCCATTGCTCAGGATGTTTGTATCAGTTTACCAACGATTATTCGGCGTGGTGGTATTTGTGAAACATTGTGTATAACGCTGGATCAGGACGAAAAAAATAAATTGGCTGCGTCTGTTGCTACGATAAAAAATGAGATAGCACAAGGAATGGCATGTATTTAA